A region from the Campylobacter subantarcticus LMG 24377 genome encodes:
- the htpG gene encoding molecular chaperone HtpG — protein sequence MQFQTEVNQLLQLMIHSLYSNKEIFLRELISNASDALDKLSYLSVSDDAYKNLKFEPKIQINFNQEAKTLTISDNGIGMNKEDLINHLGTIAKSGTKSFLENLSGDAKKDSQLIGQFGVGFYSAFMVASKIEVLSKKALDDKAYLWISDASGYEIEDANKDEQGTCITLHLKDEEFLSSYRIESIVEKYSNHIQFPIFMEKEEYLPLEEGEKEPKKELKNTQINTASALWRQNKANLKAQDYERFYEQNFHDSNKPMLYIHTKAEGSIEYNSLFFIPAQAPFDLYRVDYKSGLKLYVKRVFISDDDKELLPTYLRFVRGIIDVEDLPLNVSREILQENRILKSVQEASVKKILAELKKFKDKDKENYLKFHENFGKVLKEGLYGFGENKDAIAKLLYFKNSNKEELIDLEEYKQNLAEGQNEIFYISGKNEKLLRNSPLLESYKQKNINVLLLDEEIDTIVMPMMSEFEGLKFSAINHLASEETSEEQKADFAPLLIKIKEVLKDEVEEVKLSQRLSNSPSCIVYDQNKPDFAMQQILKQMGQEQQVKPILEINPNHAILKALKDNDSLASEMAHILLNMAKLSEGMGIDNPSEFNNALNTIISKALEK from the coding sequence ATGCAATTTCAAACTGAAGTTAATCAACTTTTACAACTTATGATTCATTCTTTGTATTCAAACAAAGAAATTTTTTTAAGAGAGCTTATTTCTAATGCAAGTGACGCACTTGATAAGCTTAGTTATTTAAGTGTGAGCGATGATGCTTATAAAAATTTAAAATTTGAACCAAAAATTCAAATCAATTTCAACCAAGAAGCAAAAACCCTAACCATAAGTGATAATGGTATAGGTATGAATAAAGAAGATTTGATCAATCATCTTGGAACGATTGCTAAAAGTGGCACAAAAAGCTTTTTAGAAAACTTAAGCGGTGATGCCAAAAAAGACTCTCAACTTATAGGACAATTTGGCGTAGGCTTTTACTCTGCTTTTATGGTAGCTTCTAAAATAGAAGTTTTAAGCAAAAAAGCATTAGATGATAAAGCTTATCTTTGGATTTCTGATGCTAGTGGTTATGAAATAGAAGATGCAAATAAAGATGAGCAAGGCACTTGCATAACCTTGCATTTAAAAGATGAAGAATTTTTAAGCTCATACCGCATTGAAAGCATAGTAGAAAAATACTCTAACCATATTCAATTTCCTATTTTTATGGAAAAAGAAGAGTATTTACCATTAGAAGAAGGTGAAAAAGAGCCTAAAAAAGAATTAAAAAATACTCAAATTAATACCGCAAGTGCTTTATGGAGACAAAACAAAGCAAATTTAAAAGCACAAGATTATGAAAGATTTTATGAGCAAAATTTCCATGATTCAAATAAACCTATGCTTTATATTCATACAAAAGCTGAGGGTTCTATAGAGTATAATTCTTTATTTTTTATACCTGCACAAGCTCCATTTGACCTCTATAGAGTGGATTATAAAAGCGGTTTAAAACTATATGTAAAACGCGTATTTATCAGCGATGATGATAAGGAATTGCTACCAACTTACCTAAGATTTGTACGTGGTATTATTGATGTAGAGGATTTACCGCTTAATGTTAGTCGTGAAATTTTACAAGAAAATAGAATTTTGAAAAGCGTCCAAGAAGCAAGTGTTAAAAAAATCCTAGCAGAACTTAAGAAATTTAAAGACAAAGACAAAGAAAATTATCTTAAATTCCATGAAAATTTTGGAAAAGTTTTAAAAGAAGGTTTATATGGTTTTGGTGAAAACAAAGACGCAATTGCTAAACTTTTATATTTTAAAAACTCAAACAAAGAAGAATTAATCGATCTTGAAGAATATAAACAAAACCTAGCTGAAGGTCAAAATGAAATTTTTTACATTAGCGGTAAAAATGAAAAATTATTAAGAAATTCTCCATTACTTGAAAGCTATAAACAAAAAAATATCAATGTTTTATTGCTTGATGAAGAAATCGACACCATAGTTATGCCTATGATGAGTGAATTTGAAGGTTTAAAATTTAGCGCTATTAATCACTTAGCAAGTGAAGAAACGAGCGAAGAACAAAAGGCTGATTTTGCACCTTTACTCATTAAAATTAAAGAAGTTTTAAAAGATGAAGTGGAAGAAGTTAAATTAAGTCAAAGACTTTCTAATAGTCCAAGTTGTATTGTTTATGATCAAAATAAGCCAGATTTTGCTATGCAACAAATTCTTAAACAAATGGGTCAAGAACAACAAGTAAAACCTATACTTGAAATCAATCCTAATCATGCAATTTTAAAAGCCTTAAAAGACAATGACTCACTTGCTAGCGAAATGGCACACATTCTTTTAAATATGGCTAAATTAAGCGAAGGTATGGGTATAGATAATCCTAGCGAATTTAATAATGCGTTAAACACTATCATTTCCAAGGCTTTAGAAAAATGA
- a CDS encoding rhodanese-like domain-containing protein gives MKNIAISKDILQDYYIVDVRTPSEWKSGVIKEAILIALCDDNGFMNGNFIQEFKEKVDYQNKNIAFVCATGSRSKHTAMMIEDALGIECTNLDGGMVALLSQDYEATKKES, from the coding sequence ATGAAAAATATTGCAATTTCTAAAGATATCTTGCAAGATTATTACATTGTAGATGTTAGAACTCCAAGTGAATGGAAAAGTGGAGTTATAAAAGAAGCTATACTCATCGCACTTTGCGATGATAATGGCTTTATGAATGGAAATTTCATCCAAGAATTTAAAGAAAAAGTAGATTATCAAAATAAAAACATAGCCTTTGTATGCGCTACAGGCTCAAGAAGCAAACATACTGCTATGATGATAGAAGATGCCCTAGGTATAGAATGCACTAATCTAGATGGTGGCATGGTAGCGCTTTTATCACAAGATTATGAAGCTACAAAAAAGGAAAGTTGA
- the mog gene encoding molybdopterin adenylyltransferase, protein MVKIGILVLSDRASSGVYEDKSGVEIEKILDSYMKNEKSFYYELIPDEYDLIIEKLAYLADEVKCDLIFTTGGTGPALRDVTPEATQAVCDKMLPGFGELMRAKSLEYVPTAILSRQSAGIKGKSLIINLPGNPKAIRECIEPIFPAIPYCVDLIGGAYIENNEEIISVFRPKKK, encoded by the coding sequence ATGGTAAAAATAGGAATTTTAGTACTTTCAGATAGAGCAAGTAGTGGAGTTTATGAAGATAAATCCGGAGTAGAGATAGAAAAAATTTTAGATTCTTATATGAAAAATGAAAAAAGCTTTTACTATGAGCTAATTCCTGATGAGTACGATTTAATCATAGAAAAATTAGCTTATTTAGCTGATGAAGTAAAATGTGATTTAATTTTTACTACAGGAGGTACAGGGCCTGCTTTGCGTGATGTGACACCAGAAGCAACACAAGCAGTATGTGATAAAATGCTTCCAGGTTTTGGGGAGTTAATGCGTGCAAAAAGCTTAGAATATGTGCCAACAGCTATACTTTCAAGACAAAGCGCAGGTATAAAAGGAAAATCATTGATTATTAACTTACCGGGTAATCCAAAAGCTATAAGAGAATGTATTGAGCCTATATTTCCTGCTATTCCTTATTGTGTAGATTTAATAGGTGGAGCTTATATTGAAAATAATGAAGAGATAATTTCTGTATTTAGACCAAAGAAAAAGTAA
- a CDS encoding integral membrane ATP-dependent zinc metallopeptidase, with translation MKNKKIILASFLLLCVFVIVAFIKNQPDYISKAAYEELLEQNLIQKAIVENNEVLLKSKEGKFLIAKDVVDLNALWQKIPLEYAKDYNLSEFFLIFILLAFLVSFLLFLNKKNKDRQNLLSLEKNILEKNEQNSTIQDVVSEVKFKDVAGIDEAKVELLEIVDFLKNPQKYKDFGVKMPKGVLLVGPPGVGKTLIAKAVAGEAGVPFFYQSGASFVEIYVGMGAKRVRELFLKAKSKAPSIIFIDEIDAVGKSRGDFSNVERDNTLNQLLTQMDGFEDNSGVIVMAATNKIDLMDNALLRSGRFDRRIFISLPDFKDRMHILQNYMKEKKSSVDLEKIAKTSVGFSGAALETLVNEAAINAIRRKSDLIEENDFFAVLNKVLMGKKKIFSLSDKERKIQATYQAAKALCAFYFDVKFEKITLIEDRFKEYENTIKSKSELLNKIKVFLAGSVAMELIFNESYTNAQSDLLKVKELLTFMETFAMANESLLQEQKQEVKEFLELMKEKVVRLASILLENEKIEKQDIEKIIME, from the coding sequence ATGAAAAATAAAAAGATTATCTTAGCTTCATTTTTATTGCTTTGTGTTTTTGTAATAGTTGCGTTTATAAAAAATCAACCTGATTATATTAGCAAGGCTGCTTATGAAGAGCTCTTAGAGCAAAATTTAATCCAAAAAGCCATAGTAGAAAATAATGAAGTATTATTAAAAAGCAAAGAAGGAAAATTTTTAATTGCTAAAGATGTAGTGGATTTAAATGCTTTGTGGCAAAAAATTCCTTTAGAATATGCTAAAGATTATAATTTAAGTGAGTTTTTTTTGATATTTATTTTGCTTGCTTTTCTTGTAAGTTTTTTACTCTTTCTTAATAAAAAAAATAAAGATAGACAAAATTTACTTTCTTTAGAAAAAAATATTTTAGAAAAAAATGAACAAAATAGTACTATACAAGATGTAGTAAGTGAAGTTAAATTTAAAGATGTAGCAGGGATTGATGAGGCTAAGGTAGAGCTTTTAGAAATCGTTGATTTTTTAAAAAATCCTCAAAAATATAAAGATTTTGGCGTGAAAATGCCAAAAGGGGTTTTACTAGTAGGGCCTCCTGGAGTGGGTAAAACCTTGATAGCAAAAGCAGTAGCAGGCGAGGCTGGGGTGCCATTTTTTTATCAAAGCGGGGCTAGTTTTGTAGAAATTTATGTAGGTATGGGTGCAAAAAGAGTTAGAGAGCTTTTTTTAAAAGCTAAATCAAAAGCTCCAAGTATCATTTTTATAGATGAAATTGACGCAGTTGGTAAAAGTAGGGGGGATTTTTCTAATGTAGAAAGAGATAATACTCTAAATCAGCTTTTAACTCAAATGGATGGATTTGAAGATAATAGTGGTGTTATAGTGATGGCTGCTACAAATAAAATCGATCTTATGGATAATGCGCTGTTAAGATCAGGGCGTTTTGATAGAAGAATTTTTATATCTCTGCCTGATTTTAAAGATAGAATGCATATTTTACAAAATTATATGAAAGAAAAAAAATCTAGCGTAGATTTAGAAAAAATTGCAAAAACTAGCGTGGGTTTTAGTGGAGCTGCCTTAGAGACTTTAGTTAATGAAGCGGCTATTAATGCTATAAGAAGAAAATCAGACTTAATAGAAGAAAATGATTTTTTTGCAGTGCTTAATAAAGTTTTAATGGGCAAAAAAAAGATTTTTTCTCTAAGCGATAAGGAAAGAAAAATTCAAGCCACATACCAAGCAGCTAAAGCTTTGTGTGCTTTTTATTTTGATGTTAAATTTGAAAAAATTACCCTAATTGAAGATAGATTTAAAGAGTATGAAAATACCATCAAATCAAAATCAGAATTATTAAACAAAATAAAAGTTTTTTTAGCAGGTTCAGTTGCTATGGAGCTTATTTTTAATGAAAGCTATACTAATGCACAAAGTGATCTTTTAAAGGTTAAAGAATTGCTTACTTTTATGGAAACTTTTGCTATGGCAAATGAGAGTTTATTGCAAGAGCAAAAGCAAGAAGTAAAAGAATTTTTAGAATTAATGAAAGAAAAAGTAGTGAGATTAGCTAGTATTCTTTTAGAAAATGAAAAAATAGAAAAACAAGATATAGAAAAAATCATAATGGAGTAA
- a CDS encoding lysophospholipid acyltransferase family protein, producing the protein MKIYQRFKALIFWIEFILSIIFLCIAFLLLQSQEKIWKIRKAWSKLQKYVVNYKIQTQGSIHPQANLLLINHQSLLDIVVLEDLCPKNISWIAKKELGELPVFKTLIKKPKIICIDRSPKGLVKLLKEAKERLKEDRILAIFPEGTRSKTQKLLKFKVGAKILSEKLNLKVQPVVIVDSAKILDTQNFSANSGVLKVVFLDLVDISKDDWLDQTRERMQAILDSERTQV; encoded by the coding sequence GTGAAGATTTATCAAAGATTTAAAGCTTTAATATTTTGGATTGAATTTATTTTATCTATTATATTTTTATGCATTGCCTTTTTATTATTGCAATCACAAGAAAAAATTTGGAAAATCAGAAAAGCATGGTCAAAACTGCAAAAATATGTAGTAAATTATAAAATCCAAACCCAAGGTTCTATACATCCTCAAGCTAATTTACTTTTAATCAATCATCAAAGCTTGTTAGACATAGTTGTTTTGGAAGATTTATGTCCAAAAAATATATCTTGGATAGCTAAAAAAGAACTTGGTGAACTTCCAGTTTTTAAAACTTTGATTAAAAAACCTAAAATTATTTGCATAGATAGAAGTCCAAAAGGCCTAGTAAAACTTTTAAAAGAAGCCAAAGAAAGACTAAAAGAAGATAGAATTTTAGCTATATTCCCAGAAGGTACAAGATCTAAAACACAAAAACTTTTAAAATTTAAAGTCGGAGCTAAAATTTTAAGTGAAAAACTTAATCTAAAAGTCCAACCTGTGGTAATCGTTGATTCAGCTAAAATTTTAGACACACAAAACTTTAGTGCAAATAGTGGTGTTTTAAAAGTAGTATTTCTTGATCTTGTTGATATAAGTAAAGATGATTGGCTTGATCAAACTAGAGAAAGAATGCAAGCAATCTTAGATAGTGAAAGGACACAAGTTTGA
- the crcB gene encoding fluoride efflux transporter CrcB, with amino-acid sequence MINTILAVGFGGFLGAISRMLTSSFFNKIVPHDFPYGTLLVNIIGSFLMGLFFSYANSKDVHIFTKSLISTGFLSAFTTFSTFSYENLLFLQSGNYFHFFLNIILNVILCLLAVWIGFLIFK; translated from the coding sequence TTGATTAATACAATTTTAGCTGTAGGTTTTGGTGGCTTTTTAGGAGCCATATCTAGAATGCTTACTAGTAGCTTTTTTAATAAAATCGTTCCACATGATTTTCCCTATGGTACTTTACTTGTTAATATCATAGGATCTTTTTTAATGGGCTTGTTTTTTTCTTATGCAAACTCTAAAGATGTGCATATTTTTACTAAAAGTTTAATTAGTACGGGTTTTTTAAGTGCTTTTACGACTTTTTCAACTTTTTCTTATGAAAATTTGCTATTTTTGCAAAGTGGTAATTATTTTCACTTTTTTCTAAATATTATTTTAAATGTTATCCTTTGTCTTTTGGCAGTGTGGATTGGTTTTTTAATTTTTAAATAA